In Microbacterium enclense, one genomic interval encodes:
- a CDS encoding helix-turn-helix transcriptional regulator codes for MARTAVAEHLAATVPWPVATGDPEEPEGAMVIVFLGAHEPPNTLPRVLRRLSIRGARIILGYDTTAGAELSDLATRFGVWALFDIRADIRVLIDLVRRGLSSPVRATPQAFSPALARWHVPPMPNRSALTAREREVARLLCTETPLSVEEASLALGISIHTVHAHLRNIRAKVGARYTGNRDALRDALLDLGWLE; via the coding sequence ATGGCGCGGACCGCGGTCGCGGAACACCTCGCTGCCACCGTGCCCTGGCCGGTGGCCACCGGAGACCCGGAAGAACCGGAGGGGGCGATGGTCATCGTCTTCCTCGGCGCCCACGAGCCGCCCAACACCCTGCCGCGCGTGCTCCGCCGACTGAGCATCCGCGGTGCCCGGATCATCCTCGGCTACGACACGACGGCGGGCGCAGAGCTGTCGGATCTGGCGACGAGGTTCGGCGTCTGGGCCCTCTTCGACATCCGCGCAGACATCCGCGTGCTCATCGACCTCGTCCGACGGGGGCTGTCGTCGCCCGTGCGCGCGACGCCCCAGGCCTTCTCCCCCGCTCTCGCACGGTGGCACGTTCCGCCCATGCCGAACCGATCGGCGCTCACCGCGCGCGAGCGGGAGGTGGCGCGCTTGCTGTGCACAGAGACACCCCTCAGCGTCGAGGAGGCGTCGCTCGCTCTGGGGATCAGCATCCACACCGTGCACGCGCATTTGAGGAACATCCGCGCCAAGGTCGGCGCGCGGTACACGGGCAATCGGGACGCCCTGCGAGACGCCCTCCTGGACCTGGGGTGGTTGGAGTGA
- a CDS encoding DMT family transporter, producing the protein MTTFALSPRHALSRQTLVGGTALAGVIALWSAFALSTRALEGAGLTTADAAILRFAVPALLLAPWIPRTFRTLRGAGRSALALVLLAGIPHFLLFAWGAQLTSAGLTALLVPGTVPLFVTLLLALRHRTPVSRGRLIALAAIVAGVGASATLRGGSADLGGIAVLVTAGLVWALYTVGLASVRLDLISVIVVISVTSTVAALALAVTGVLPSHLLAGTLSWPQIGTYALVQGVGTGLLSTACYVLAVKNLGSSLASTAGALSPVLTAVIAVPLLGEPVTAGLAVALALIVSGVALFHLAPRRQGRAAAA; encoded by the coding sequence GTGACCACCTTCGCGCTCTCCCCGCGCCATGCCCTGTCCCGGCAGACCCTCGTGGGAGGGACCGCCCTGGCCGGGGTGATCGCGCTGTGGTCGGCGTTCGCCCTGTCCACGCGAGCGCTCGAGGGGGCCGGGCTGACGACGGCGGATGCCGCGATCCTCCGTTTCGCCGTCCCTGCCCTCCTGCTCGCTCCGTGGATCCCGCGGACCTTTCGTACTCTCCGAGGCGCTGGCCGCTCCGCACTCGCCCTGGTACTCCTCGCCGGCATCCCGCATTTCCTCCTCTTCGCGTGGGGCGCGCAGCTCACCTCCGCCGGATTGACGGCTCTGCTCGTACCCGGGACCGTCCCGCTGTTCGTGACGCTCCTGCTCGCCCTGCGCCACCGCACCCCCGTCTCGCGCGGGCGTCTGATCGCGCTCGCGGCGATCGTTGCGGGGGTCGGGGCCAGCGCGACCCTCCGAGGCGGATCCGCCGATCTGGGCGGCATCGCCGTGCTGGTGACCGCAGGCCTCGTGTGGGCGCTGTACACGGTGGGACTGGCATCCGTTCGGCTCGACCTGATCAGCGTGATCGTCGTGATCAGCGTCACCTCGACCGTCGCTGCACTGGCGCTCGCCGTCACCGGCGTACTGCCCTCCCACCTGCTCGCGGGCACACTCTCGTGGCCGCAGATCGGTACCTACGCGCTGGTGCAGGGGGTGGGCACCGGCCTCCTCTCCACCGCCTGCTACGTGCTCGCGGTGAAAAACCTGGGCAGCAGTCTCGCCTCGACCGCGGGTGCACTCAGTCCCGTGCTCACAGCGGTCATCGCGGTCCCGCTCCTCGGTGAGCCGGTCACCGCCGGCCTCGCCGTCGCCCTCGCACTGATCGTGTCGGGGGTGGCACTGTTTCATCTCGCGCCACGGCGACAGGGGCGCGCCGCAGCCGCCTAA
- a CDS encoding Lrp/AsnC family transcriptional regulator: protein MSALDSIDLRILRELQQDGRLSNQDLADRVGLSPSPCLRRVRQLERSGIIEGYRAVVSPKAVDLTITAFVRLRLASHEGSTVDAVEERLRSIPHIVEAHLLAGDWDYLVRIVTPSFEEYERLLREHLRGIPSLASIDTTFAFGVTKPVSPLPLG, encoded by the coding sequence GTGAGCGCCCTCGACAGCATCGATCTCCGCATCCTCCGAGAACTGCAGCAGGACGGCCGTCTCTCGAACCAAGATCTCGCCGACCGCGTCGGTCTTTCGCCGTCGCCGTGCCTGCGTCGTGTCCGGCAGCTCGAGCGGTCGGGAATCATCGAGGGATACCGCGCTGTCGTCTCCCCGAAAGCGGTCGACCTCACCATCACGGCGTTCGTCCGCCTCCGTCTCGCCTCACACGAGGGGTCCACGGTCGACGCCGTGGAAGAGCGACTGCGGTCCATCCCGCACATCGTCGAGGCGCACCTCCTCGCCGGCGACTGGGACTACCTCGTGCGCATCGTCACGCCGAGTTTCGAGGAGTACGAGCGTCTGCTGCGCGAGCACCTCCGCGGCATCCCGTCTCTCGCATCGATCGATACGACGTTCGCGTTCGGGGTGACCAAGCCCGTGTCTCCCTTGCCGCTGGGCTGA
- a CDS encoding VOC family protein, with product MSLFISCPVDDVERATAFYTALGWTLNPEMSDHNVSCFAIAAEQYVMLSSREMYASVGGVEELIGGPDTPSKVTVSFDLDSREAVDELIERARAAGGRVGDTDDYPFMYQRQFDDPDGYHYSPFWMKPAADAAP from the coding sequence ATGAGCCTCTTCATCTCCTGCCCCGTCGACGACGTCGAACGGGCGACGGCGTTCTACACCGCCCTCGGATGGACCCTCAACCCCGAGATGTCCGACCACAACGTGTCGTGCTTCGCGATCGCTGCCGAGCAGTACGTGATGCTGTCCAGCCGCGAGATGTACGCGAGCGTGGGCGGCGTGGAAGAGCTGATCGGCGGTCCCGACACCCCCTCGAAGGTCACGGTCTCGTTCGACCTGGACAGTCGGGAGGCTGTCGACGAACTGATCGAACGCGCGCGTGCCGCGGGAGGGCGGGTCGGCGACACCGACGACTATCCCTTCATGTACCAGCGCCAGTTCGACGACCCCGATGGCTACCACTACTCGCCGTTCTGGATGAAGCCGGCGGCCGACGCGGCACCGTGA
- a CDS encoding helix-turn-helix domain-containing protein, whose translation MSDLAAALDLVGARWALLIVERLLDEPQRYGDLQRDLGVPTNILATRLRELEAAGVLRRLPLHHNTRAYALTDRGLALREAIEALARWGGSPR comes from the coding sequence GTGAGCGATCTCGCCGCCGCTCTCGACCTCGTCGGAGCGCGGTGGGCGCTCCTCATCGTGGAACGTCTGCTCGACGAGCCGCAGCGCTATGGCGACCTGCAGCGCGACCTCGGGGTGCCGACGAACATCCTCGCCACCCGCCTGCGCGAGCTGGAAGCCGCCGGAGTGCTCCGGCGCCTCCCTCTGCATCACAACACCCGCGCCTACGCGCTCACCGATCGCGGGCTGGCGCTGCGCGAGGCGATCGAGGCGCTGGCACGGTGGGGCGGCTCGCCGCGATGA
- a CDS encoding GDSL-type esterase/lipase family protein, whose product MRLRALISAAAAAGILLASGVLAAPASAAQQPSGTRPYKVTQLGDSYSAGNGAGGYYGEPGAYRSHNNYATIYTNWLASQPNLPVQYESVAHSGAETVDVLADQIRQVDPDTDLAIFTIGGNDVNFQNIVRYCFVLGSRSASDCRQNVDVANARVPQVGTATQRIFQNLSFRLKPGADIVLVGYPHLTTADSFEICDYVQICFMRKTYDVSKGVRALADKARQMQIDAVNAWNATNPANRAIFVDGVDKLFAGHEPYPGQGFNNPKRWINRFFETETVQNGDSNVDYSYSADKMEWYHPGITGHAKLGEYLETKLGVLPRAQQIQADNRAVSASARDASLSISADDELVAADEPDGTENAAPEAWLQGPWVEKVGSTIDFDARGSVSGSGDGLRFDWDFDDDGTFDALDAGAQVSHTFLDLFAGNTAVRVTQDDGQSAVARVSVMITEDGDATTDGDNCPGVYNYSQSDEDGDGVGDACDDTPGHPTEDQPGVHTVVDGELERAGDDPLGESVVPQNTDGTAVSLSAVAATAGDTVTVTGTGFVPGDEAGLYRVPNETEPLATGTVAEDGTVTFAWVVPTSIPAGRLTIGVVAPAMFAFTELTVEAAPSEPAPGQPTPTPSPSVSPTTQPQGNGSTPDQKKLAQTGSPELLPAVLAGGVMLLGGVLLVASRRRRHAQK is encoded by the coding sequence ATGCGCTTACGCGCGCTCATTTCCGCGGCCGCCGCCGCCGGCATTCTGCTGGCATCCGGCGTTCTGGCCGCTCCAGCATCCGCGGCTCAGCAGCCGTCTGGGACTCGCCCGTACAAGGTGACGCAGCTGGGTGATTCCTACTCGGCCGGGAACGGTGCCGGCGGCTACTACGGCGAGCCCGGCGCTTATCGCAGCCATAACAACTACGCAACCATCTACACGAACTGGCTGGCCTCGCAGCCGAATCTTCCGGTTCAGTACGAGTCGGTCGCGCACAGCGGCGCCGAAACCGTCGACGTCCTCGCCGATCAGATCCGTCAGGTGGACCCGGACACCGACCTGGCGATCTTCACCATCGGCGGAAACGACGTCAACTTCCAGAACATCGTCCGTTACTGCTTTGTTCTGGGTTCACGATCCGCGTCCGACTGCCGACAGAATGTCGACGTCGCCAACGCCCGCGTCCCACAGGTCGGAACAGCGACTCAGCGCATTTTCCAGAACCTGTCCTTCCGCCTGAAGCCGGGCGCCGACATCGTCCTCGTCGGATACCCGCACTTGACCACGGCCGATTCCTTCGAGATCTGCGACTATGTGCAGATCTGCTTCATGCGCAAGACGTATGACGTGTCGAAGGGCGTCCGTGCGCTGGCAGACAAAGCGCGTCAGATGCAGATTGACGCCGTGAATGCGTGGAATGCGACCAACCCGGCAAATCGCGCGATCTTCGTCGACGGCGTCGACAAGCTCTTCGCCGGGCACGAACCGTACCCCGGTCAGGGTTTCAACAACCCGAAGCGATGGATCAACCGCTTCTTCGAGACCGAGACGGTCCAGAACGGTGACAGCAACGTCGACTACTCGTACAGCGCCGACAAGATGGAGTGGTATCACCCCGGGATCACAGGTCACGCCAAACTCGGCGAGTACCTCGAGACCAAGCTCGGCGTGCTGCCGCGCGCGCAGCAGATTCAGGCGGACAACCGCGCAGTCTCGGCCTCGGCGCGTGACGCGTCGCTCTCGATCTCCGCGGACGACGAGCTCGTCGCCGCGGACGAGCCGGACGGTACCGAGAACGCGGCTCCCGAGGCGTGGCTTCAGGGCCCGTGGGTGGAGAAGGTGGGATCGACCATCGACTTCGATGCGCGCGGTTCGGTATCGGGTTCCGGTGACGGTCTGCGTTTCGACTGGGACTTCGACGACGACGGAACCTTCGACGCCCTCGACGCCGGAGCGCAGGTCAGCCACACGTTCCTGGATCTCTTCGCCGGCAACACCGCCGTGCGTGTCACCCAGGACGATGGGCAGAGCGCGGTCGCCCGCGTGTCCGTGATGATCACCGAGGACGGCGACGCCACGACCGACGGCGACAACTGCCCCGGCGTGTACAACTACAGCCAGAGCGACGAAGACGGCGACGGCGTGGGCGACGCGTGCGACGACACCCCGGGCCACCCGACCGAAGATCAGCCGGGCGTGCACACCGTCGTCGACGGCGAACTCGAACGAGCGGGCGATGACCCGTTGGGCGAGTCGGTCGTGCCGCAGAACACCGACGGCACTGCCGTGTCGCTGTCGGCCGTGGCCGCCACGGCTGGGGACACCGTGACGGTCACGGGCACCGGTTTCGTGCCGGGTGACGAAGCAGGACTGTACCGTGTCCCGAACGAAACCGAGCCCCTGGCCACCGGAACGGTGGCGGAAGACGGTACGGTCACCTTCGCCTGGGTCGTGCCGACATCGATCCCGGCGGGCCGGCTCACGATCGGCGTGGTTGCTCCCGCCATGTTCGCCTTCACCGAGTTGACCGTGGAGGCGGCACCCAGCGAGCCGGCGCCCGGCCAGCCGACGCCCACCCCGTCGCCGAGCGTCTCGCCGACGACGCAACCCCAGGGGAATGGGAGCACGCCGGACCAGAAGAAGCTCGCGCAAACGGGCAGTCCTGAGCTGCTGCCGGCAGTTCTCGCCGGTGGCGTGATGCTCCTGGGGGGCGTGCTGCTGGTCGCGAGCCGCCGACGGCGCCACGCTCAGAAGTAA